The genomic stretch CGATATCCGATGCGGCAGCATTACTAAGAGCAGGTGAGTTAGTCGCGTTCCCCACTGAGACGGTGTATGGATTAGGCGGCGACGCGCTGCGCGCCGATGTCGTTGCGAAAATCTTTGAGACGAAACAGCGCCCGACATTCGATCCGATAATCGTACACGTAACCTCCATCGAAGCTGCGCAAGCATTGGTTTTAGGTTGGAACAAGACGGCGGATTTTCTAGCAGAATTGTTTTGGCCGGGACCGTTAACATTTGTGTTGCCGAAACGCGAGATTGTACCGGATATCGTTACCGCCGGGTTATCGAAGGTCGCTATTCGGATGCCAGCTCATCCACTGGCACAGTCGTTACTCAAAGAGTTTGGTCGACCAATCGCCGCGCCCTCCGCCAACCGATTTGGACACATTTCTCCCACCACTGCCACTCATGTATATGAGAGTTTCGGCGCTGCCGTTGCAATAATCGATGGTGGTTCTACGACCGTCGGAGTTGAGTCAACGGTACTTGATTTGAGCGAAGCGATACCGCGTATCCTGCGCCACGGGGGGATCACCCGTGAACAATTAGCGGAAGTATTGGATCAAGTTGAAGTAGCGACATCCTCAACAACCTTACCAAGCGCACCGGGTCAGTTGCCTCAACATTACGCGCCAAAAATTCCCTTGTACCTCTATCCATTCGGAACCGTTCCCTCTCCAATTCCGGGAAAACGTTGCGGGTGCCTCCTCACCACCGGAAGAGCAACCGCTGGTTTCAACGTTACGGAAATTCTCTCCGAGCAGAACGATTTACGGGAAATGGCGGTGAATTTGTTCGCTGCAATGCGGCGGCTGGAAACGCAAGCAATTGATTGCATTCTTGCGGTGAAGACAAGCGGAGATGGGCTGGGGGCAGCCATCAACGACCGCTTAACACGAGCAGCTGCTAACGTCTACTAAGTATAATTTGAGCGATAAGCTCTAAGAGAAATCTTTTAGTGTGTGGCAGTTGCGATTTCTCACGCTCCGTTGTCGATAGCTCGATGTGAAGCGATTTTTTGGATATGGTGGGTTGTAAGGAACCGTGTAGCTTTGCCGAAGTCGCCGAGTAGCGCAATGAATCGTGGGTTTCGCAACGCACCGGGAAATGATTAGCATATCCCGCCGCAATGTTCTTGACCGAATCCCACTCCTCTCCGGTTAAACCAGTTCCCGCGATTTCCAATCCAGGCAAACCATTTTTCCGAACTCGATACCCATGCAACTCGATGAGAAATGCCAAGGGGAGCTCAGTTTGCGCCGCTTCGGACAATGCTTCGCAATACCGCTCGAAAACAAGTTTCGCTCGTTTAGTTGGAAGCTCGAGACGTTTGCCGGATTTCGTGCGGACAAATTCGGTAGGGCGATTCACATTGATACATCGACCGATCGGGTGAGGAACAAAATGGTCGCCGCGATCCCGGTACCCGACAGCAATGACAGCACCTAAACCGGTGGTGTCTGCTATTGCACGCGTCAGCGACGCCGTCCGCGATTCGCTCGGAGAATGTGGTGCGGTGATGACTATGCCACTAACATTTTTAGATTTAATCGTTTCGATGTTCGGTGGAAACAGTTGCTCGACGAGTTGCGCTAAGTCGATGATCGAAAGTGAGCCGCGCTTCCAACCGCCTTTACTCGGCAAATAGGAAATTCCAACGCGAAAGCCAGTTCTTGCTATTGAAAATCGGCCACCGGCGATCAGGGGAATGGTAACCGAATTCTCTTCGCGCAATATGGTTGCGGCTACGTTTTGTAGGGTACGTGCTTCTTCCGGGGTAAAGTCTACTGGTTGTAAGCGCTCGCCAGCAAAGAGCGTTGCACTCCAATCGGTCATCCACTCGACGCGAAAGAGCGGTTTTGAATCGGGTGGCCCCGCTTCGTCCCAATAGAATCCGCGCGATGTGATGATGGGTGGCATAGGAGAAGATACGGAATTTTACATTTATACAATACCGATTCCTTTGCTGTTTTCCTCTTTGAAATCACTCGACTGACAGGAGAGTCGGCCGTACCGAGTGAAGTACCACTCGACAGATAGGAGTGTCTGTCGTACTGAGTTGGTCGTACCAGTAAATAAAAACGCAACGGGTGGAGGCACACCCGTTGCGTTGGACACTGGTCCGAATCGTAGTTTCTCTCTCTCTCTTCTGTGTGCCTCAGTTGGGGGAGCAAGCTCCTATCACCAAGACTCACACTCGTTACGCCATCCGATTAACGGGACAGCGAAGTATCTAATGCCTCGTCGATGCCATCGAAAATCCATTCCGGTGCCAGCACTTGCATTTCACCCGGTTTGGCTTCTGATAGTTTGCCGGAAGTCTTCACCGCATAGCGGATTGGTTCCGGTAGAGCCATCATCGACGCATTTTGCAATTCCATGACTAAGTTCCAGTCCATCGGTTTCGGATAGCTAACAACATCCGGTTTTATGCTGGAGGGAATCTTCGCTTTTGCTCTGGCAATTTCAATCGCGAGGTCTAACCCGCCAAGAGTATCGACCAATTTACGATCTAATCCCTGTTTACCAGTCCACACCCGACCATTACCAACAGAGTCAACCGATGACCATGCC from bacterium encodes the following:
- a CDS encoding L-threonylcarbamoyladenylate synthase; translation: MHSISISDAAALLRAGELVAFPTETVYGLGGDALRADVVAKIFETKQRPTFDPIIVHVTSIEAAQALVLGWNKTADFLAELFWPGPLTFVLPKREIVPDIVTAGLSKVAIRMPAHPLAQSLLKEFGRPIAAPSANRFGHISPTTATHVYESFGAAVAIIDGGSTTVGVESTVLDLSEAIPRILRHGGITREQLAEVLDQVEVATSSTTLPSAPGQLPQHYAPKIPLYLYPFGTVPSPIPGKRCGCLLTTGRATAGFNVTEILSEQNDLREMAVNLFAAMRRLETQAIDCILAVKTSGDGLGAAINDRLTRAAANVY